A genomic segment from Necator americanus strain Aroian chromosome III, whole genome shotgun sequence encodes:
- a CDS encoding hypothetical protein (NECATOR_CHRIII.G9035.T1): MQVVTWLQRILTALLVLFSVYSAWYIFIKQDIIDMDRIQRRRRKENMHRHQRILGPEQALRKSTVN, from the exons ATGCAAGTGGTCACCTGGCTTCAACGTATACTAACCGCTTTACTAGTCTTATTCTCTGTCTATTCCGCATGGTACATCTTTATCAAACAGGACATCATTGATATGGATAGAATTCAGCGCCGACGGCGTAAAG AAAACATGCATCGACATCAACGAATACTCGGACCAGAACAGGCGTTGCGAAAATCGACTGTTAATTGA
- a CDS encoding hypothetical protein (NECATOR_CHRIII.G9036.T1), protein MEAFDRQVFPTQYINVLGELHSILRISSLYKNKFIDMKRVERQRHTISPNTFVITLENAMRKLGWDDTGVKVDGRQQHHVRVADDIVLVTSNISQVERMLTEATFI, encoded by the coding sequence ATGGAAGCCTTTGACCGTCAGGTCTttcctactcagtacataaacgTGCTTGGAGAGCTGCACAGTATCCTTCGAATTTCGTCACTCTACAAGAATAAGTTCATTGACATGAAGAGAGTGGAACGACAAAGGCACACAATTTCACCTAATACATTCGTGATCACTCTCGAGAATGCAATGCGAAAGCTGGGATGGGACGACACaggagtgaaagttgatggtcggcagcaaCATCATGTGCGcgttgctgatgacatcgttctggtAACATCTAACATCAGTCAAGTGGAAAGAATGCTGACCGAAGCTACGTTCATCTGA
- a CDS encoding hypothetical protein (NECATOR_CHRIII.G9037.T1), with amino-acid sequence MGFGGVLDDSTFSQSSVMNANEHGQSLKFVFSLDCVCRINAFRAGRDETRRAAGFFGDLAIMLDKHDVVVA; translated from the exons atgggctttggcggtgtgctggacgacagcaccttttcgcaat CCTCCGTAATGAACGCTAACGAGCATGGACAGTCGCTAAAATTTGTGTTTTCCTTGGATTGCGTCTGCCGCATAAACGCTTTCCGTGCGGGACGAGACGAGACGAGACGTGCTGCAGGGTTTTTCGGTGATCTTGCGATAATGCTCGACAAACATGATGTTGTTGTAGCGTAG
- a CDS encoding hypothetical protein (NECATOR_CHRIII.G9038.T1) — protein MKSITRKSMWCMGMTHGRYQHLAPPSKVATENRPHFFGRLLKRSEHRLVQRVLRSLSGSSWEKPSGRKRKFWTEVVKEDLGTIGVDKQFRRDVRFRRI, from the coding sequence atgaagagcaTTACGCGGAAGTCAATGTGGTGTATGGGGATGACACacggaagatatcaacatcttgcaccgccatcgaaagtggctacagaaaatcgtcctCATTTCTTTGGTCGTTTACTGAAGAGGTCAGAacatcgccttgttcaacgagttctgaggagtttgtcgggttcgagctgggaGAAGCCatctggccgaaaacggaagttctggactgaggtggtgaaagaggacctgggAACAATCGGCGTGGAtaagcagttcaggcgagacgtaagatTTCGCAGAATAtag